Proteins encoded within one genomic window of Alteribacter populi:
- a CDS encoding acyltransferase family protein, whose translation MKQPNMINEVFFLRSIACLSIVLLHSIERAIHTPFLNGIGPSMVMLFDSIQVFLYFGTPVFIFISELIIAYSYRNKPIPNRFLSKRFLFIFVPFLFMAFFYSLPYTATFSDWSQKFLLNAVIGDFHGYFVLIIFQFYLLHLFFHRFLAKWNPKKVIGISLLINIGYLAVFNFTAPPSIPYGTYIWERFYWVPFLGWIFYFSLGYYCGYYYESFKEWINKNKKPILIAPALTSFLVLFCYHSELLSVHSSKRIDILFHTVALTFFILLIAQQMKRIPSYLIQVSQYSFGIYLLHMFYIHAIDYFIKQTGIQLGISYIFILFTASVILSMGTAHFAMKWKHGQYFVGKIGVGKNGKALQIPPVQEKTSPANEKQLKPGI comes from the coding sequence GAAGTATTTTTCTTGCGTAGTATTGCGTGTCTTAGTATCGTTCTCCTTCATTCCATTGAAAGGGCAATACACACCCCTTTTCTAAATGGCATTGGCCCCTCAATGGTAATGCTGTTCGATTCAATCCAAGTTTTCCTTTACTTCGGTACACCCGTTTTTATATTTATTTCAGAACTTATCATTGCTTATTCTTATAGGAATAAGCCGATACCAAATCGCTTTTTATCTAAACGTTTTTTGTTCATATTTGTTCCATTTTTATTTATGGCCTTTTTCTACTCGCTTCCCTACACGGCTACTTTCAGTGATTGGAGTCAAAAGTTTTTACTCAATGCAGTGATTGGCGATTTTCATGGCTACTTTGTATTGATCATTTTTCAATTTTATTTATTGCATTTGTTCTTCCATCGCTTTCTTGCAAAATGGAACCCTAAAAAAGTAATAGGCATATCCTTACTGATTAATATCGGCTACCTTGCTGTTTTTAACTTTACAGCTCCTCCCTCCATACCTTATGGGACTTATATTTGGGAGCGCTTTTACTGGGTGCCTTTCTTAGGGTGGATCTTTTACTTTAGTCTCGGTTACTATTGTGGGTATTATTACGAAAGTTTCAAAGAGTGGATTAATAAAAACAAAAAGCCGATCCTCATTGCACCTGCTCTAACAAGCTTTCTCGTTTTATTTTGTTACCACAGTGAACTACTCTCTGTTCACAGTTCAAAACGAATCGACATTCTGTTTCATACTGTCGCGCTTACGTTTTTCATCCTATTAATTGCCCAGCAAATGAAACGAATTCCATCTTATTTAATCCAAGTTAGTCAGTATTCCTTTGGGATTTATTTACTCCATATGTTTTATATTCATGCAATCGACTATTTTATAAAACAAACGGGTATTCAACTTGGAATTAGCTATATTTTTATTTTATTCACCGCAAGTGTCATCCTTTCTATGGGAACGGCTCATTTCGCAATGAAATGGAAACATGGTCAGTATTTTGTTGGGAAAATCGGCGTAGGTAAAAACGGCAAAGCTCTTCAAATACCACCTGTTCAAGAAAAAACTAGCCCTGCTAATGAAAAGCAATTAAAACCTGGAATATAA
- a CDS encoding serine hydrolase domain-containing protein, producing MVRKVLAMSAIILIFIVAPIIILKNASGSSIFRPETTWEEHETPEDAGWSSQKLSEAETYFNSLNSTAGIAIYNGKVLFSWGDVASNTSIHSVRKSLLSGMYGPFIENGTIDLDKTLEDLSIVDFPPLTDVEKQATVNHLFTSRSGVYLRAGEESWNMRRQRPDRGTHPAGSFFYYNNWDFNVLGTIFNNETEVDLFENFEKTMAKPLEMEDFSLDYTGYREETSRSIHPSYLFRMSARDLARFGQLYLQEGKWEGDQLIPKDWIKESTTVKAPVSSNPIYDYGYMWWVATEGPLSELGLYSAVGRYGQSIDIIPEMNLVFVHRVDSDRLPFRFFRRGVSQSKRLTLLEMIVDAKGREADDIRDNL from the coding sequence GTGGTAAGAAAGGTACTAGCGATGAGTGCTATTATTTTAATTTTTATTGTTGCACCGATCATTATTTTAAAAAATGCTTCAGGTTCGTCGATATTCAGACCTGAAACGACATGGGAAGAACATGAAACACCTGAAGATGCAGGGTGGTCTTCACAAAAGCTGAGTGAAGCAGAAACTTATTTTAACTCGCTGAATTCAACGGCAGGAATAGCGATTTATAACGGAAAAGTTCTTTTTAGCTGGGGCGATGTTGCATCAAATACGAGCATACATTCCGTACGAAAAAGCCTTTTAAGTGGTATGTATGGACCGTTTATAGAAAATGGTACGATTGACTTAGATAAAACTTTAGAGGATTTAAGCATCGTAGATTTCCCACCCTTAACTGACGTCGAAAAACAAGCAACTGTTAATCACTTATTCACATCCCGCTCTGGCGTTTATTTACGAGCGGGTGAAGAATCCTGGAATATGCGAAGACAAAGGCCAGATCGAGGGACACACCCGGCAGGCTCGTTCTTTTATTATAACAATTGGGATTTTAACGTCTTGGGAACGATTTTTAATAACGAGACTGAAGTCGATTTATTTGAAAACTTTGAAAAGACGATGGCTAAGCCTTTGGAAATGGAGGACTTTTCTCTGGATTACACAGGATACCGTGAAGAAACGAGCCGGTCTATTCATCCATCCTACCTTTTCCGAATGTCAGCCCGTGATCTTGCGCGATTTGGGCAATTATATTTACAAGAAGGGAAGTGGGAAGGAGATCAACTGATTCCTAAAGACTGGATCAAAGAAAGTACAACGGTGAAAGCGCCTGTTTCTAGTAATCCAATTTATGATTATGGGTATATGTGGTGGGTTGCAACAGAAGGTCCACTAAGTGAACTAGGATTGTATTCTGCAGTAGGCAGGTATGGGCAATCGATTGACATTATCCCAGAAATGAACTTAGTATTTGTGCACCGTGTTGATTCCGACCGTTTGCCTTTTCGTTTTTTTCGAAGAGGCGTTTCCCAATCTAAACGGTTAACTCTTTTAGAAATGATTGTCGATGCGAAAGGGAGAGAAGCAGACGATATTCGAGATAACTTATAG
- the putP gene encoding sodium/proline symporter PutP, with protein MNTATFITFIVYLVGLLVIGLVAYRMTNNLSDYVLGGRRLGGGVAALSAGASDLSGWVLLGLPGALYVGGMSEMWIGVGLAIGAYINWQFVAKRLRIYTEIAGDSITLPDYFENRFHDRSKILRVISAVFILLFFAFYTSSGLVGGAILFENSFGLDYTTALWIGAIVIISYTFLGGFLAVSWTDFFQGILMFLAVVIVPFVAVSEMGGWSETMGHVGNIDPSHLDAFSGMTAIGIISLLAWGLGYFGQPHIITRFMAVKSSKEIPKARLVGMIWLVFALVGAMFVGLVGIAYFESFTNAPLADAETVFIMFTQVLFNPIVAGFLLAAILSAIMSTIDSQLLVSSSALTEDFYKAIFRKQASQKELVLVGRLGVVLIALIAIVLAYNPDSTVLELVAYAWAGFGAAFGPVIILSLFWKRMTRNGAAAGIVVGGLTVILWANLNAIGLEGGIWSLYEIVPGFVLGMVAIVVFSLIDSPPSKEIQAQFDSVKTSDI; from the coding sequence TTGAATACTGCAACGTTTATAACGTTTATCGTTTATTTAGTAGGACTGCTTGTTATTGGTCTAGTAGCCTATCGCATGACCAATAACTTATCTGATTATGTTTTAGGCGGTCGCCGCCTCGGTGGTGGAGTTGCTGCATTAAGTGCCGGTGCTTCTGACCTAAGTGGGTGGGTGCTTCTTGGTTTACCAGGTGCATTGTATGTTGGTGGAATGAGTGAAATGTGGATCGGTGTCGGTCTTGCTATTGGTGCCTACATAAATTGGCAATTTGTTGCCAAACGCCTTCGAATCTATACCGAAATTGCAGGTGACTCGATTACATTGCCCGATTACTTTGAAAATCGATTTCATGACCGTTCAAAAATACTTCGGGTTATCTCAGCCGTCTTTATTCTTTTGTTTTTTGCTTTTTACACTTCATCAGGTCTTGTTGGAGGAGCAATTTTATTTGAAAATTCGTTTGGCTTGGACTACACGACAGCGTTATGGATTGGTGCCATCGTCATTATTTCCTACACGTTCCTTGGCGGTTTCTTAGCGGTAAGCTGGACTGACTTTTTTCAGGGAATCCTTATGTTTCTAGCTGTCGTCATCGTTCCATTTGTTGCGGTAAGTGAAATGGGCGGCTGGTCGGAAACGATGGGCCATGTCGGCAACATTGATCCATCACACTTAGACGCATTTTCAGGCATGACAGCAATAGGAATTATTTCCTTATTAGCGTGGGGGCTTGGTTACTTCGGACAGCCGCACATCATCACTCGATTTATGGCTGTAAAGTCATCAAAAGAAATCCCTAAAGCCCGCTTAGTCGGGATGATCTGGCTTGTATTTGCTCTTGTTGGTGCAATGTTTGTCGGGTTAGTCGGTATTGCTTACTTTGAAAGCTTTACAAATGCACCATTAGCCGATGCGGAAACAGTATTTATTATGTTTACGCAAGTTCTCTTTAATCCAATTGTAGCAGGGTTTTTACTCGCGGCGATCTTATCAGCGATTATGAGTACAATTGATTCTCAATTGCTTGTTTCCTCAAGTGCACTTACAGAAGACTTTTACAAAGCGATATTTAGAAAACAAGCTTCTCAAAAAGAACTTGTACTAGTTGGGCGTCTAGGTGTTGTTTTGATTGCATTAATTGCAATTGTCCTTGCCTATAACCCAGACAGCACAGTACTTGAGCTAGTTGCTTATGCATGGGCTGGATTTGGTGCCGCTTTCGGTCCTGTTATTATCTTGTCGTTGTTCTGGAAGCGAATGACGAGAAACGGTGCAGCTGCAGGAATTGTCGTTGGCGGTTTGACCGTTATTTTATGGGCAAACCTCAATGCTATTGGTTTAGAGGGCGGGATTTGGAGCTTATATGAAATTGTTCCAGGTTTCGTTTTAGGTATGGTAGCCATTGTGGTGTTTAGTTTAATCGATTCACCACCATCAAAAGAAATACAAGCACAATTTGATTCTGTTAAAACTTCTGATATTTAA
- the typA gene encoding translational GTPase TypA has protein sequence MDLRSDLRNIAIIAHVDHGKTTLVDELLKQSGTFRENENVDERAMDNNDIERERGITILAKNTAVRYGDTRINIMDTPGHADFGGEVERILKMVDGVLLVVDAYEGCMPQTRFVLKKALEQKLTPVVVLNKIDRDAARPEEVVDEVLDLFIELGADEEQLDFPVVYASAIQGTASADPEKQDDDMTVLFETIVDAVPAPVNNSGEPYQFQVTMLDYNDYLGRIGVGRVFRGTIRSGDQAALIARDGSIKKFRISKLFGFMGLKRLEIEEAKAGDLIAIAGIEDIMVGDTICPVDNQDPLEPVRIDEPTLQMTFLVNNSPFAGREGDYVTSRKLEERLKTQLETDVSLRVENTSSPDVWKVSGRGELHLSILIENMRREGYELQVSKPEVIIKEVDGVMCEPVERAQVDVPEDYTGAVMESLGERKGEMIDMVNKGDGQVRMDFIVPSRGLIGYTTEFMAQTKGYGILNHTFDGYRPVAEGQVGGRRQGVLVSMETGKSTPYGMLGVEERGTLFLEPGTEIYEGMIVGEHNRDNDLTVNITKLKQQTNIRSATKESTVTMKRPKLLTLEEALEYLNDDEYCEVTPVSIRLRKKILDKSMREREEKKKKLATK, from the coding sequence ATGGATTTAAGATCAGATTTACGTAATATTGCCATCATTGCCCACGTAGACCACGGGAAAACAACACTTGTTGATGAACTTCTTAAACAATCAGGTACTTTTCGTGAAAATGAAAATGTGGATGAACGTGCAATGGATAATAATGATATTGAACGAGAGCGCGGAATCACCATTTTAGCTAAAAATACAGCGGTACGGTACGGTGACACCCGCATTAACATTATGGATACACCTGGTCACGCCGATTTCGGCGGTGAGGTAGAGCGAATCCTTAAAATGGTAGATGGTGTCCTTTTAGTTGTAGATGCTTATGAAGGCTGTATGCCTCAGACTCGCTTTGTATTAAAAAAAGCGCTTGAACAAAAATTAACACCTGTCGTGGTGTTAAATAAAATTGATCGTGATGCAGCTCGTCCTGAAGAAGTTGTCGATGAAGTTCTTGACTTATTTATCGAATTGGGTGCGGACGAAGAGCAATTGGACTTTCCTGTCGTATATGCATCTGCAATACAAGGTACAGCTAGTGCTGATCCTGAAAAGCAAGACGATGATATGACGGTTTTGTTTGAAACAATCGTCGATGCTGTACCAGCCCCTGTAAACAACAGTGGAGAGCCATATCAATTCCAAGTAACCATGCTCGATTACAATGACTACCTTGGCCGTATTGGGGTAGGTCGTGTGTTCAGAGGAACCATTCGATCCGGCGACCAAGCTGCGCTAATTGCCAGAGACGGATCTATTAAAAAATTTCGTATTAGCAAGCTCTTTGGTTTCATGGGGCTGAAGCGACTTGAAATTGAAGAAGCTAAAGCAGGAGATTTGATCGCAATCGCAGGTATTGAAGACATTATGGTTGGGGATACTATTTGTCCTGTTGACAACCAAGACCCGCTTGAGCCGGTGCGTATCGATGAGCCGACTCTACAAATGACATTTCTAGTTAATAACAGTCCCTTTGCCGGCCGCGAAGGCGATTATGTCACAAGCCGCAAGCTAGAAGAACGACTAAAAACACAGCTTGAAACAGACGTAAGTTTACGTGTTGAAAACACTAGTTCTCCTGATGTTTGGAAAGTATCTGGACGAGGAGAACTTCACTTATCAATTTTAATTGAAAATATGCGCCGTGAAGGCTATGAACTTCAAGTTTCAAAACCTGAAGTCATCATAAAAGAAGTTGACGGTGTTATGTGTGAACCTGTAGAACGCGCGCAAGTCGATGTGCCTGAAGATTATACAGGCGCTGTTATGGAATCACTAGGTGAACGTAAGGGTGAAATGATCGATATGGTCAATAAAGGTGACGGACAAGTTCGCATGGACTTTATCGTGCCTTCTCGCGGCCTGATCGGTTATACAACAGAGTTTATGGCTCAAACAAAGGGTTACGGAATATTAAATCATACTTTTGATGGCTATCGCCCTGTAGCTGAAGGTCAAGTCGGCGGACGTCGTCAAGGTGTGCTTGTATCAATGGAAACAGGTAAATCCACTCCATACGGAATGCTGGGTGTTGAAGAACGAGGAACTCTCTTCCTAGAGCCTGGTACGGAAATATATGAAGGAATGATTGTTGGGGAGCACAACCGTGATAATGATTTAACGGTAAATATCACTAAACTTAAGCAACAAACCAACATCCGTTCCGCCACGAAAGAAAGCACTGTTACGATGAAGCGTCCGAAGCTGTTGACGTTGGAGGAAGCTTTGGAATATTTAAATGATGATGAATACTGTGAAGTCACACCAGTGTCCATTCGACTTCGCAAAAAAATCCTCGATAAGAGCATGCGTGAACGAGAAGAAAAGAAAAAGAAATTAGCGACAAAATAA
- a CDS encoding cold-shock protein → MVEGTVKWFNAEKGFGFIEVEGQDDVFVHFSAIQGEGFKSLDEGQTVTFEIEQGQRGPQAANVQK, encoded by the coding sequence ATGGTAGAAGGTACAGTAAAATGGTTTAACGCAGAAAAAGGTTTCGGATTTATCGAAGTAGAAGGACAAGACGATGTATTCGTACACTTCTCTGCGATTCAAGGTGAAGGATTCAAATCACTAGACGAAGGTCAAACAGTTACTTTTGAAATCGAGCAAGGTCAACGTGGACCACAAGCTGCTAACGTACAAAAATAA
- a CDS encoding cobalamin-binding protein: MRLISICPSNTEFIAYLGLTSHLVGVDDFSDWPEEIQSLPRLGPDLNIDMDKVEALKPDLVLASLSVPGMERNVEELERRGIPYYTVPNPKKLNEVGDVLQLIGEKTNTTVRAEQVYKRFQEIMTTYNEISATITKPKTIYWEWWPKPVFTPGKENWLTEMSELAGGNNVFADQPVASVKTDWEDVKNRNPDVISVVWVGVQKEKVQPKVILKRPGWQEITAIQEDQLFVLEEPFFCRPSPRLLIGLAKIASILHPDKYPQFDEQDPLLIMDRPSNN; the protein is encoded by the coding sequence ATGAGATTAATATCGATCTGCCCTAGTAATACTGAATTTATTGCTTATTTAGGCCTTACTTCTCACTTGGTAGGTGTGGATGACTTTTCCGATTGGCCTGAGGAGATTCAATCTTTGCCAAGATTAGGACCCGATTTGAATATTGATATGGATAAGGTCGAAGCTTTAAAGCCTGATTTGGTACTCGCTTCTTTGTCTGTGCCGGGAATGGAACGAAATGTTGAAGAGTTAGAACGGCGAGGCATTCCTTATTACACAGTCCCAAACCCGAAAAAACTTAATGAGGTTGGAGATGTTTTACAATTAATAGGTGAGAAAACAAACACAACTGTCAGAGCCGAACAGGTGTATAAACGCTTTCAGGAAATCATGACTACATATAATGAAATCAGTGCCACGATTACTAAGCCAAAAACGATTTATTGGGAGTGGTGGCCAAAGCCTGTATTCACCCCTGGGAAGGAAAATTGGTTAACAGAAATGAGTGAATTAGCAGGCGGAAATAATGTCTTTGCAGATCAACCCGTTGCCAGCGTAAAGACTGATTGGGAAGATGTAAAAAATAGGAATCCAGATGTCATTTCCGTAGTCTGGGTAGGTGTTCAAAAAGAGAAAGTACAACCTAAGGTTATTTTAAAAAGACCAGGGTGGCAGGAAATAACGGCAATTCAAGAAGATCAGCTTTTTGTTTTAGAAGAACCCTTTTTCTGTCGTCCATCACCTAGGTTATTAATTGGACTCGCAAAAATAGCAAGCATTCTTCATCCCGATAAATATCCACAATTCGATGAACAAGACCCATTACTTATTATGGACCGACCATCCAATAACTAA